From a region of the Ficedula albicollis isolate OC2 chromosome 1A, FicAlb1.5, whole genome shotgun sequence genome:
- the RPS16 gene encoding 40S ribosomal protein S16, which produces MKLKFLLLKTATAVAHCKRGNGLIKVNGRPLEMIEPRTLQYKLLEPVLLLGKERFAGVDIRVRVKGGGHVAQIYAIRQAISKALVAYYQKYVDEASKKEIKDILIQYDRTLLVADPRRCESKKFGGPGARARYQKSYR; this is translated from the exons atgaaattaaagttcCTGCTGCTT aaaactgCAACGGCTGTTGCCCACTGCAagagagggaatggcctcatTAAAGTTAATGGAAGACCTCTGGAAATGATTGAGCCCAGAACTCTGCAGTATAAA CTGCTTGAACCTGTCCTCCTCCTGGGGAAGGAACGGTTTGCTGGTGTTGACATCAGAGTCCGTGTGAAGGGTGGTGGCCACGTAGCACAAATCTACG ctatCCGTCAAGCTATTTCCAAAGCTTTGGTGGCTTACTATCAAAAAT atgTTGATGAAGCTTCCAAGAAAGAGATCAAAGATATCCTAATCCAATATGATAGGACTCTGCTTGTTGCAGATCCTCGCCGTTGTGAATCCAAGAAATTTGGAGGACCTGGTGCTCGTGCACGCTACCAGAAGTCTTACCGTTAA